In Serratia marcescens subsp. marcescens ATCC 13880, a single genomic region encodes these proteins:
- a CDS encoding MurR/RpiR family transcriptional regulator: MNTLDKIQSHLERLSKSERKVAEVILASPQTAIHSSIATLARMADVSEPTVNRFCRRLDTKGFPDFKLHLAQSLANGTPYVNRNVEEDDSVDSYTSKIFESVMASLDTVKANLDIAAINRAVDLLTQAKKISFFGLGASAAVAHDAMNKFFRFNIPVVYFDDIVMQRMSCMNSGEGDVVVLISHTGRTKNLVEMAHLARENDATVLAITSRDTPLAQAATLALLLDVPEDTDVYMPMVSRIAQLTLIDVLATGFTLRRGAKFRDNLKRVKEALKESRFDKGVVIPNSFDS, translated from the coding sequence ATGAATACGCTGGACAAAATCCAGAGCCATCTGGAACGCCTGAGCAAATCTGAAAGGAAAGTCGCCGAGGTGATCCTGGCCTCCCCGCAGACCGCCATTCACTCCAGCATCGCCACGCTGGCGCGCATGGCCGACGTCAGCGAACCTACCGTCAACCGCTTTTGCCGCCGCCTTGATACCAAAGGCTTTCCCGATTTCAAACTGCATCTCGCCCAAAGCCTGGCTAACGGCACGCCCTACGTAAACCGTAACGTTGAGGAAGATGACAGCGTCGATTCCTATACCAGCAAGATCTTCGAATCGGTAATGGCCAGCCTGGATACAGTAAAGGCAAATTTGGATATTGCCGCAATCAATCGTGCGGTTGACCTGCTCACCCAGGCAAAAAAGATCTCTTTCTTCGGGCTGGGCGCCTCCGCGGCAGTGGCGCACGATGCGATGAACAAATTTTTCCGCTTCAACATTCCGGTGGTCTACTTCGATGACATCGTCATGCAGCGCATGAGCTGCATGAACTCCGGCGAAGGCGACGTGGTGGTGCTGATCTCACACACCGGCCGCACCAAGAATCTGGTGGAGATGGCCCACCTGGCGCGGGAGAACGACGCCACGGTACTGGCTATCACCTCGCGCGACACCCCGCTCGCCCAGGCGGCGACCCTGGCCCTGCTGCTCGACGTGCCCGAAGACACCGACGTTTACATGCCGATGGTGTCGCGGATCGCGCAATTAACGCTCATTGACGTGCTCGCCACCGGATTTACCTTGCGCCGAGGGGCTAAATTCAGAGATAACTTGAAGCGGGTCAAAGAAGCGCTCAAAGAATCGCGCTTTGATAAAGGCGTGGTCATTCCCAACAGTTTTGATTCGTGA
- the pyk gene encoding pyruvate kinase gives MSRRLRRTKIVTTLGPATDRDNNLEKIIAAGANVVRLNFSHGSPEDHQARADKVREIAAKLGRHVAILGDLQGPKIRVSTFKEGKIFLNVGDKFLLDANLSKGEGDKEKVGIDYKGLPADVVPGDVLLLDDGRVQLKVLEVQGMKVFTEVTVGGPLSNNKGINKLGGGLSAEALTEKDKADIVTAAKIGVDYLAVSFPRTGEDLNYARRLARDAGCNAKIVSKVERAEAVCTDEAMDDIILASDVVMVARGDLGVEIGDPELVGIQKKLIRRARTLNRAVITATQMMESMITNPMPTRAEVMDVANAVLDGTDAVMLSAETAAGQYPAETVAAMARVCLGAEKIPSINVSKHRLDVQFDNIEEAIAMSSMYAANHLKGVTALIAMTESGRTALMMSRISSGLPIFAMSRHEHTLNLTALYRGVTPVYFDSHKDGVIAANEAVNRLRDKGFLVSGDLVIVTQGDVMETVGTTNTSRILRVE, from the coding sequence ATGTCCAGACGGCTCAGAAGAACCAAAATCGTTACCACCCTGGGTCCGGCTACAGACCGCGACAATAATCTGGAAAAGATCATTGCCGCCGGCGCCAACGTAGTTCGGCTTAACTTCTCCCACGGCAGCCCGGAAGATCACCAGGCTCGCGCTGACAAAGTGCGCGAAATCGCTGCCAAACTGGGGCGTCACGTCGCTATCCTCGGCGATCTGCAAGGGCCGAAAATTCGCGTCTCCACCTTCAAGGAAGGCAAAATCTTCCTCAACGTGGGCGATAAATTCCTGCTGGACGCCAACCTGTCAAAAGGCGAAGGCGATAAAGAAAAAGTCGGTATCGACTATAAAGGCCTGCCAGCCGACGTGGTGCCGGGCGACGTCCTGCTGCTCGATGACGGCCGCGTTCAGCTGAAAGTGCTCGAAGTTCAGGGCATGAAAGTGTTTACCGAAGTGACCGTCGGCGGCCCGCTGTCCAACAACAAGGGCATCAACAAACTCGGCGGTGGCCTGTCGGCCGAAGCCCTGACCGAAAAAGACAAGGCGGACATCGTGACCGCCGCCAAGATTGGCGTCGACTACCTGGCGGTCTCCTTCCCGCGTACCGGTGAAGACCTGAACTATGCCCGCCGTCTGGCGCGCGATGCGGGCTGCAACGCCAAGATCGTGTCCAAGGTTGAGCGCGCCGAAGCGGTTTGCACCGACGAAGCGATGGACGACATTATTCTGGCCTCCGACGTGGTGATGGTTGCCCGTGGCGACCTGGGCGTCGAAATCGGCGATCCGGAACTGGTCGGCATTCAGAAGAAACTGATCCGCCGCGCCCGCACTCTGAACCGCGCGGTGATCACCGCGACCCAGATGATGGAGTCGATGATCACCAACCCGATGCCGACTCGCGCCGAAGTCATGGACGTGGCGAACGCCGTGCTGGACGGCACTGACGCCGTCATGCTGTCGGCGGAAACCGCCGCTGGCCAATACCCGGCGGAAACCGTGGCGGCGATGGCGCGCGTTTGTCTGGGCGCCGAGAAGATCCCGAGCATCAACGTTTCCAAACACCGCCTGGACGTACAGTTCGACAACATCGAAGAGGCGATCGCCATGTCTTCGATGTATGCCGCCAACCACCTGAAAGGCGTCACCGCGCTGATCGCCATGACCGAATCCGGCCGCACTGCGCTGATGATGTCGCGCATCAGCTCCGGCCTGCCGATCTTCGCCATGTCGCGCCATGAGCACACGCTGAACCTGACTGCGCTGTATCGCGGCGTGACGCCGGTGTATTTCGACAGCCACAAAGACGGCGTGATCGCCGCCAATGAAGCGGTCAATCGCCTGCGCGACAAAGGCTTCCTGGTCTCCGGCGATCTGGTGATCGTCACCCAGGGCGACGTGATGGAAACCGTCGGCACCACCAATACCAGCCGTATTCTGCGCGTCGAGTAA
- a CDS encoding leucine-rich repeat domain-containing protein, protein MLHQRNPAASGDELDLDGHGLTQLDASQLAGHALRKVSLYDNQLAAIPAPLFRHRNLQVLNISCNQLDRLPPEIGQLQQLEMFDFGHNRASELPEELGQLHRLKYLYLSDNGFSDLPHSLAQLQQLVYLNATDNRLAVLPLAIPRLAALQELRLYNNRIGNLPGEIGQLRALRELHIMKNALTALPAEMAQLGELEILDAANNAIAELPEAFCRLPRLSELNLRFNQLTRLPKNIGELTALRSLDLRANRLSDLPESLGELSRLRKLDLRWNDFTHTPKIVDILRARGCMVHI, encoded by the coding sequence ATGCTCCACCAACGCAATCCCGCAGCGAGCGGTGATGAGCTCGATCTCGATGGCCACGGCCTGACGCAGCTCGACGCGTCACAGTTAGCCGGCCACGCGCTGCGCAAGGTAAGCCTGTACGACAATCAGTTGGCGGCCATCCCCGCCCCCCTCTTCCGGCACCGCAATCTACAGGTGCTGAACATCTCCTGCAATCAGCTCGACCGCCTGCCGCCGGAAATTGGCCAGTTGCAACAGCTTGAGATGTTCGACTTTGGCCACAATCGCGCAAGCGAACTCCCCGAGGAACTGGGGCAGTTGCACCGGTTGAAATACCTCTATCTGAGCGACAACGGCTTTAGCGATCTGCCACACTCGCTGGCGCAGCTACAGCAGCTGGTTTACCTCAATGCGACCGACAACCGCCTGGCCGTTTTGCCTCTGGCGATACCGAGGCTTGCGGCATTGCAGGAGCTGCGTTTATACAACAACCGCATCGGCAATCTGCCCGGCGAAATCGGGCAACTGCGCGCGCTGCGCGAACTGCATATCATGAAAAATGCCCTGACCGCGCTGCCGGCGGAAATGGCGCAGCTCGGTGAGCTGGAGATACTCGACGCGGCCAACAACGCCATCGCCGAACTGCCGGAAGCCTTCTGCCGGCTGCCGCGGTTGAGCGAGCTGAATCTGCGTTTCAATCAGCTGACGCGCCTGCCGAAAAATATCGGTGAGCTGACGGCGCTGAGAAGTCTGGATCTGCGCGCCAACCGCCTGAGCGACCTGCCGGAAAGCCTCGGCGAACTGAGCCGGCTGCGCAAGCTGGATCTGCGCTGGAATGATTTCACCCACACGCCTAAAATCGTCGACATCCTGCGGGCTCGCGGCTGTATGGTGCACATCTGA
- the lpxM gene encoding lauroyl-Kdo(2)-lipid IV(A) myristoyltransferase (LpxM is lauroyl-Kdo(2)-lipid IV(A) myristoyltransferase, an enzyme characterized in Escherichia coli and involved in biosynthesis of the form of lipid A found in that species and some closely related species.), producing MQNEKKSNVEFIPQFQKAFLYPRYWGVWLGTGLMAGVSLVPARLRDPVLGAVGKLAGKLAKGARRRARINLLYCLPELPESDREHIIDQMFACAPQSMVLMAELACTKPEKVLKRVRWHGEEVLDKIRAEGRNVIFLVPHGWAVDVPAMLMAARGQPMAAMFHNQRNQLIDYLWNAVRRKFGGRMHARNDGIKPFISSVRQGYWGYYLPDQDHGAEHSEFVDFFATYKATLPAVGRLMKVCRAAIVPLFPVYDGKTSMLDIYIREPMDDLADADDPRIARRMNEEVENLVGPNPEQYTWILKLLKTRKEGEIEPYSRDDLYR from the coding sequence ATGCAAAACGAGAAGAAATCGAACGTAGAGTTCATCCCGCAGTTTCAAAAAGCCTTTTTATACCCGCGCTACTGGGGCGTGTGGTTGGGAACCGGCCTGATGGCCGGCGTTTCGCTGGTGCCTGCGCGTCTGCGCGATCCGGTGCTGGGGGCGGTCGGCAAACTGGCCGGCAAGCTGGCGAAAGGCGCGCGCCGTCGTGCCCGCATCAACCTGCTGTATTGCTTGCCGGAATTGCCGGAAAGCGACCGTGAGCACATCATCGACCAGATGTTTGCCTGCGCGCCGCAGTCGATGGTGCTGATGGCGGAATTGGCCTGCACCAAGCCCGAGAAAGTGCTCAAGCGCGTGCGTTGGCACGGTGAAGAGGTGTTGGACAAGATCCGGGCGGAAGGGCGCAACGTGATTTTTCTGGTGCCTCATGGCTGGGCGGTAGATGTGCCGGCGATGTTGATGGCCGCGCGCGGCCAACCGATGGCGGCGATGTTCCACAACCAGCGCAATCAGCTGATCGACTACCTGTGGAATGCCGTGCGTCGTAAATTCGGCGGCCGCATGCACGCGCGCAATGACGGCATCAAACCGTTTATCAGTTCAGTTCGCCAGGGGTATTGGGGTTATTATCTGCCCGATCAGGATCACGGCGCTGAGCACAGCGAGTTTGTCGACTTCTTTGCCACCTATAAGGCGACCTTGCCGGCGGTCGGACGGCTGATGAAGGTATGCCGTGCGGCGATCGTGCCGTTGTTCCCGGTGTACGACGGCAAAACCAGCATGCTGGATATCTATATTCGCGAGCCGATGGACGATCTGGCCGACGCTGATGACCCACGGATTGCCCGCCGTATGAATGAAGAAGTGGAAAACCTGGTGGGCCCGAATCCGGAGCAGTACACCTGGATCCTCAAACTGCTGAAGACGCGCAAGGAAGGGGAGATTGAACCCTACTCGCGCGACGATCTGTATCGTTAA
- the mepM gene encoding murein DD-endopeptidase MepM, translated as MQQIVRTIALAYNNLPRPHRVMLGSLTVVTLAVAVWRPFVYHPEHNPIAKSVELESSQMRSLLPEASEPIDADQPTPDDEIPQDELDQKDAGDDGVHEYVVSTGDTLGSILTQYGIDMSDVTLLASQNRDLRNLKIGQQLSWTVNDAGDLQQLTWEVSRRETRTYDRVGNSFKESKEAQQGEWRNNVISGRVNGSFVSSAGDAGLSRNEINAVIKALQWQLDFRKLRKGDQFSVLMSREHFDGKKSQSQLLGVRLRTGGKDYYAIRAEDGKFYDRQGSGLARGFMRFPTMKQFRISSNFNPRRVNPVTGRVAPHKGVDFAMPVGTPVLAVGDGEVVIAKRSGAAGNYVAIRHGRQYTTRYMHLKKLLVKPGQKVKRGDRIALSGNTGRSTGPHLHFELWTGQQAVNPLTAKLPRSEGLGGKDRSDYLAQVKEVVPQLQLD; from the coding sequence GTGCAGCAGATAGTCCGAACTATCGCTCTGGCGTATAACAACCTGCCACGGCCCCACCGCGTCATGCTGGGGTCGCTGACAGTCGTCACATTGGCCGTCGCTGTTTGGCGGCCTTTTGTTTACCACCCAGAACACAATCCCATCGCCAAGAGCGTCGAGTTAGAATCCAGCCAGATGCGGTCATTGCTCCCCGAAGCCAGTGAACCGATAGATGCCGACCAACCCACCCCCGATGACGAAATCCCGCAGGATGAGCTGGATCAGAAAGATGCCGGCGACGACGGCGTGCATGAATATGTGGTTTCCACCGGTGACACCCTTGGCAGCATTCTGACGCAGTACGGCATCGATATGTCGGATGTCACCTTGCTGGCTTCGCAAAACCGCGATCTGCGTAATCTGAAGATCGGCCAACAGCTGTCGTGGACCGTGAACGATGCGGGCGATCTGCAGCAGTTGACCTGGGAAGTATCGCGCCGCGAAACCCGCACCTATGACCGCGTCGGCAATAGCTTCAAAGAGTCTAAAGAGGCGCAGCAGGGCGAATGGCGCAACAACGTGATCAGCGGCCGGGTCAACGGCAGCTTCGTCAGCAGCGCCGGCGACGCCGGGCTGAGCCGCAACGAAATCAATGCGGTGATCAAGGCGTTGCAGTGGCAGCTCGATTTCCGCAAGCTGCGCAAAGGCGACCAGTTCTCCGTGCTGATGTCGCGCGAGCATTTCGACGGTAAGAAATCGCAAAGCCAGCTGTTGGGCGTGCGTCTGCGCACCGGCGGCAAAGATTACTATGCGATCCGCGCCGAAGACGGCAAATTCTACGATCGCCAAGGCTCTGGCCTGGCGCGCGGCTTCATGCGTTTCCCGACCATGAAACAGTTCCGCATCTCCTCCAACTTCAACCCGCGCCGCGTGAACCCGGTGACTGGCCGCGTGGCGCCGCACAAGGGCGTCGATTTCGCCATGCCGGTCGGCACGCCGGTGCTGGCGGTCGGCGACGGTGAGGTGGTGATCGCCAAACGCAGCGGCGCAGCGGGCAACTATGTGGCGATCCGCCACGGCCGCCAGTACACCACGCGTTATATGCACCTGAAAAAACTGCTGGTGAAACCAGGGCAGAAGGTGAAACGCGGCGATCGCATTGCGCTCTCCGGCAACACCGGCCGCTCCACCGGGCCGCACCTGCACTTTGAACTGTGGACCGGCCAACAGGCGGTGAACCCGCTGACGGCCAAACTGCCGCGTTCCGAAGGGCTGGGCGGCAAAGACCGCAGCGATTATCTGGCACAGGTGAAGGAAGTGGTTCCTCAGTTGCAGTTGGATTAA